A window of the Aliivibrio salmonicida LFI1238 genome harbors these coding sequences:
- a CDS encoding DUF11 domain-containing protein, with the protein MKRFSHLSSLMFNLFVLVVSIFSSSDVSAADITIDITSDETVYENNTNVTYQITVTNISPNTINDISVQSDFMSVTSGTENAFESTSILGTSTFLSNEGDYNSAGDLNVSNARLRSGGVLTYTIKALTSNIITGDISVIATVTTPTETVYTPPITVTPAPYTYTLELSVNKTNYIINNTLAYTLKVENIGSYKVQNLSINQLFSSLTGESISGMVIPNFSSVVINATTSGVETNAGLFLPSGDLAVTEATIDIGGNITYTIQTVVSGSLISDIVTSAAALTKDGSVNSNELITPPTIGELDITLHEFESSNSYLVNNEMRIELTVKNTGSGIVSDYVVQHNINALISDLGNDLDQARYDSSDVRSNPYISWTSKVTSIGNKSISALNTSGEVANQIFDDTVSVYPDEEISYLITAKLTPVTIGEIENLTARVLKNDGSLADPINTISGVIDPEYVLNLNDPEIKISKTTTQSEYIPGGEVVYDITVDNTSNKYFANNLIIVDKLSCIQTEQAGGVGKGSAFSSWKLDVVNGSDTEGTDAGDFNYGATKIGDLTISPDIAPAKQVHYKLTATVSDTSIGPIIDNNLTCNDDISETGTGVQMPDDSLSVTKDVDDYYYSSGQRLTYTIKVTNNGDGFADQISVIDDLASIMVTDIYGHSVPAYSSWIITASAKHIDGTAASSTDTGFSGVITSPTILDVKATIEPKTIITYTIRARTIPTANGEINNLVTIDERIMADRASVPKDFAVSIEKFVKVDGASAFSREQTYYSKPENTVTYQLVVKNDKSNGYATNVNITDEISSIEADMLEPDNTPMTVFSSWTIEHEVNIIDTSDLSAQEQADLIAATDTEVAVDNQNLDTTAQIPPNVEIIYTITANIDRSDENRIVWGRFNNIATVATPDNGRSNSENAWVIPKDPDVFVTKTTSNDNFEIGKEVVFNIYVFNKGAGFANDVDVFDDIDGMGVFNSGWTIEALTDSHLKSGSYADNKSTWPDGGNIQSKVDIDPKESSGSFDGMGYVAYKVIGIVKNDYSPSEISNTAEIHDPATGTDHSSTAEVGKDIVLSRFNVSILKTSDKVKVTPGEDITYSITLYNNSKTVTANNLTVVDYMADIKAVLANDKDDHFEDDKEQSPFEYWSIKLDGETVFGAQNNDNFIYPPSGSSTTLNLAPQASKIFHIKARVKDNFVGSDNTSDSLTNLLPNDAYVYRDFGEVAEASHVSHHENERVWQGSDTIRELYVNGNIEQYYTPGDTLTYTIKVLSTTGYLNDHNVDENIKGLSVQLMDGTYANPFSDIFSVKVEKEDSDGGAGTTDGTLDGVVEDDKNIDTTIDVAGGDYVLYTVEGIVRDDAVGNIIIGGTTLRPNQFHLSFSKEVDEINYEPGETLTYHLIITNDEKGNAYDIPVLDEISKVEVELIDGSLGSAFEPNWTIVTQVSGGAVGGNAQIGTVEDGKDIDTNASIPMGATIDYVVTTTVNPAAVGDITNILTVNGDHVSELSKPNAQKFDDEKTILAYYDTDGTTVLPSGLDGYKPDGFIEYQIEIRNDNNVHLNDISIVDEISKIKTQCYDLSNGTTVSCSAFDRWSISSESDGSSISNPGIVENNKDINTEFDLASTGSTLLQPFVRYTIKAHIRKEAVGSFYNSAKVDNEYKMTSDRSVMLPVNLIKTHLGYTDSTLSTRKTIYDHTVDGETVSYHLRLENTGNGLEYGKSLIEKFSDLQVKLAQTLTSQADNQQGPVYEPNGWKVTATTSNESMTSIGNFIGGDNVDIDLPFISIAPGGWIDFVMESRIREETLNDFRVVPTYGSSDLQAVRFNVEPSNLNVSKEIISIDGKPYSSGDYYKPGGIVEYQFIVDNTESVWNDNTVIKDILSNITVEVIGGGIEPALINTNISDIVSRGLDLNIDTKPLDYDPGSDLDIQESDGLDIGPEEIITFTITGEIRKDAVGIIDGNTAIGGTDSVTTSTIPPAEPILVFEKVVTNTTADGGSCSFPSNTGSGCEYNPNGQVTYQITVINEGEGIANDVLIKDLISTINTSDGVTAFSSNSVNLIDSPRPSRFSISGNYNGNGDLNATFDLMPTDTVVFEINAEVTGAATGSITNTATINSDTTNSVILNAGTAKIIATKQSDIATYTPGQTINYTIGILNNSDTNSEVIIKDDISSFLVETADGSMQPALDSWSISSRVVTDGDHDSVPSYTDISSLPISGNINSTIKMAGENVDSTRTLVEIIITGTIRKDAIGQFTNVVSINGNNYRVNVGYVVPEKGELSVTKSTTKIPATYIPGESIGFDVAVENTGSGYLTDVNISDLVSNITTDFAAQSRLGDVFEQWDITDIVITGVDPSLSQPIPGTEITGTNGYAIDYNIAPMQTVNLHLEGKVNDKAMGDITNEVVVTDSDGNKKTAQATYTPEKAALVVTKVVDKPIYEAGDTLTYTIEITNTTAAWAKDVKVTDFLSTIESTTIDGSVVTAFVPNSIDIIGTSSTGNSVIPIINNNDINGTIEIAPNDTVTITASGQLLDNLHGEVKNMVTVELDGIVSTAEAISVPIIPTVTLTKEAPIEFYVPGETSDYVVTVTNETNGFADDIKLQDIISGLTVETVDGTIESAFDFWTLDVEVLDPNTVITRTRSTFNEDIDVNIDLAPLDTVTFTISGDVNKNAVGVIKNTATMAFNGISVDKEAELKPEDQKVTFNKTLKDGSKEGPYKAGEESEFHITLINDAASFAQNIQITDLITDLQVETVFGVIEQAFSSWSIDYRIRNDKYDTTTISSLPIGDDIDVIIDLAPSATIEFIVKGIVNPKALGEISNTATMNDGISSIDSTALLQPESVVLVVKKIADKNEYTNDDNEITYTLAVTNRGSSDVSGVQLVDEISTLQGANGNPLFTEWTTTIKEAPGLSVVATESSIDLNSTQTLKAYEGNGFIITVVGKIGKGLDDDITNTFIATTPGGETAQDSVTIHVKKFADNEGQLEVTKQALKDSIQVGDVVEYEVVIENNNEAEFKSVKLEDRYPSGFQYVENSTEVTNSGPDGVFDTADDVFSNQEPAVTQVLSFSIGDMLAYGASGSTVQENVRVRYLLRATVGTTFGQYVNTAYAMTPAEGMTTGPLEIKSNMSSATVEITPDKVFDTASIIGKVFEDNNGDGYQADATAFDIKLTANIAHSNYVMGSTTIEIEGEEESLKEKGIVPINQSIVIDHLFGLSRNRTLPEGNIAIVQFATKNKDKFDFTVTTADGSHISFSKDGVINIEHLGNKKDQLAAENLKITRNLYKDNNQYLWEIVIENMGIYEDGIPGVRLLTVEGIVIETDEYGRYHVPDQWVLNKKGKQFLVKVDTDSLPTGMKVISENPRVLRISPNQLTKFNFSVQK; encoded by the coding sequence ATGAAACGATTTTCTCATTTATCATCTCTGATGTTTAACTTATTTGTATTAGTAGTCAGTATTTTTAGTAGCAGTGATGTTTCTGCTGCTGATATTACTATTGATATTACTTCCGATGAAACGGTCTATGAGAATAATACGAATGTTACGTATCAAATTACGGTAACAAATATTAGCCCGAACACAATTAATGATATATCAGTTCAATCTGATTTTATGTCCGTGACATCAGGAACTGAAAATGCTTTCGAATCAACGTCTATTTTAGGAACGTCTACTTTTCTATCTAACGAAGGTGATTATAATTCTGCTGGGGATTTAAACGTTAGTAATGCGAGATTAAGAAGTGGAGGGGTGTTAACTTACACAATAAAAGCATTAACCTCCAATATAATAACGGGCGATATTTCGGTTATCGCAACAGTGACTACGCCAACAGAAACGGTGTATACCCCTCCAATTACCGTAACGCCTGCACCCTATACGTACACTCTTGAATTATCGGTTAATAAAACAAATTACATTATTAATAATACGTTGGCCTATACATTAAAAGTGGAAAATATTGGTAGTTACAAAGTTCAAAACCTTTCTATTAATCAATTGTTTTCATCTCTGACTGGTGAATCGATAAGTGGAATGGTTATTCCTAATTTTTCTAGTGTTGTTATTAATGCTACGACGAGCGGGGTTGAAACTAATGCTGGTTTATTTTTACCTTCTGGTGATTTAGCGGTAACTGAGGCCACGATAGATATCGGTGGCAATATAACTTATACCATTCAAACCGTTGTTTCAGGCAGTCTTATCAGTGACATTGTCACTTCTGCGGCGGCGCTGACTAAAGACGGAAGTGTAAATAGTAATGAATTAATTACGCCTCCAACTATTGGGGAGTTAGATATCACATTACATGAATTTGAAAGCTCCAATAGTTATCTTGTAAACAATGAAATGAGAATTGAGTTAACCGTTAAAAATACTGGTTCAGGCATTGTTAGCGATTATGTGGTTCAACATAATATTAACGCTCTGATTTCTGATTTAGGCAACGATTTAGATCAAGCTCGATACGATAGCTCAGATGTGAGATCTAATCCTTATATTTCTTGGACGAGCAAAGTTACGTCGATAGGAAATAAATCCATTTCGGCGTTAAATACGAGTGGGGAAGTGGCGAATCAAATCTTTGATGATACGGTTTCTGTATATCCAGACGAAGAGATTAGTTATTTAATTACGGCTAAATTAACCCCTGTTACTATCGGTGAAATAGAAAATTTAACGGCAAGAGTGCTTAAAAATGATGGTTCTTTGGCCGATCCAATTAATACTATTTCTGGAGTAATTGATCCTGAATATGTTTTAAACCTAAACGACCCTGAAATTAAAATATCAAAAACAACAACTCAAAGTGAATATATTCCCGGAGGAGAGGTTGTCTATGACATTACGGTTGATAATACGTCGAACAAATATTTTGCGAACAATCTGATTATTGTTGATAAATTATCTTGTATTCAGACAGAACAGGCAGGAGGTGTTGGTAAAGGTAGCGCCTTTAGTTCGTGGAAATTAGATGTTGTTAATGGATCAGATACAGAAGGCACGGATGCAGGTGACTTCAACTATGGCGCAACTAAAATAGGTGATTTAACCATATCACCTGATATTGCGCCTGCTAAACAAGTACATTATAAATTAACCGCGACAGTTAGTGACACCAGTATTGGACCGATTATTGATAATAACCTGACTTGTAATGATGATATTTCAGAGACGGGAACTGGGGTTCAAATGCCAGATGACAGCTTGTCAGTTACCAAGGATGTCGATGATTACTATTATTCTTCAGGGCAACGATTAACTTATACTATTAAAGTCACTAATAATGGTGACGGTTTCGCGGATCAAATATCGGTAATAGATGATCTAGCATCAATAATGGTAACGGATATTTATGGTCATAGTGTGCCGGCTTATTCCTCTTGGATCATCACGGCCAGCGCGAAACATATTGATGGTACCGCCGCAAGTTCAACAGATACAGGGTTTTCAGGAGTCATTACCTCGCCAACGATTTTAGATGTGAAAGCAACCATTGAACCAAAAACAATAATAACTTACACGATAAGAGCGAGAACGATACCAACAGCTAACGGTGAAATTAATAACCTCGTTACTATTGATGAGAGAATAATGGCTGACAGAGCATCTGTGCCTAAAGATTTTGCAGTTTCAATTGAAAAATTTGTAAAGGTTGACGGTGCTTCTGCGTTTAGTCGTGAGCAAACGTATTACTCTAAACCAGAAAATACGGTGACTTATCAACTCGTGGTTAAAAATGACAAATCTAATGGCTATGCGACTAATGTAAATATTACTGATGAAATATCGAGTATTGAAGCAGATATGTTAGAACCCGATAATACGCCTATGACGGTATTCAGTAGCTGGACGATTGAGCATGAAGTTAATATTATAGATACATCGGATCTTTCTGCTCAAGAGCAAGCAGACTTAATTGCAGCTACCGATACAGAGGTTGCTGTTGATAATCAAAACTTAGATACGACAGCTCAAATTCCGCCTAACGTTGAAATTATTTATACTATTACCGCTAATATTGATCGCTCTGATGAAAACAGAATAGTTTGGGGTCGATTTAATAATATTGCGACAGTAGCAACACCCGATAACGGCCGCTCCAATTCAGAGAATGCTTGGGTTATACCTAAAGATCCTGATGTGTTTGTCACAAAAACAACCAGTAACGATAATTTTGAAATTGGTAAAGAAGTTGTTTTTAATATTTATGTATTTAATAAAGGCGCAGGGTTTGCTAACGATGTAGATGTTTTTGATGATATTGATGGAATGGGAGTATTCAACTCTGGTTGGACAATTGAGGCACTAACAGACTCTCATTTGAAATCGGGAAGCTATGCCGATAATAAATCGACATGGCCAGACGGAGGCAATATTCAATCAAAAGTGGATATTGATCCTAAAGAGTCATCAGGCAGTTTTGATGGCATGGGCTATGTTGCTTACAAAGTTATTGGAATAGTTAAAAATGACTATTCTCCTTCTGAAATATCTAATACCGCTGAAATTCATGATCCTGCAACAGGTACCGACCACTCTTCGACTGCTGAAGTGGGTAAAGATATTGTACTTAGCCGATTTAATGTTTCCATATTGAAAACGTCGGATAAAGTAAAAGTTACCCCAGGGGAAGACATTACTTACAGCATTACGTTATACAACAATAGTAAAACGGTTACGGCTAATAATTTAACCGTAGTTGATTATATGGCGGATATTAAAGCGGTATTAGCGAATGATAAAGATGATCATTTTGAGGATGATAAAGAGCAATCTCCATTTGAATATTGGTCTATTAAATTAGATGGGGAGACTGTGTTTGGTGCACAAAATAATGATAATTTTATTTATCCTCCAAGCGGTTCATCAACGACGCTTAACTTAGCTCCTCAAGCATCAAAAATATTTCACATTAAAGCTAGAGTGAAAGATAACTTTGTAGGTTCTGATAATACCTCAGACTCACTGACGAATTTGTTGCCTAATGATGCTTATGTTTATCGTGATTTTGGCGAAGTGGCCGAAGCTTCACATGTTTCACATCATGAAAATGAGCGAGTGTGGCAAGGCTCTGATACGATTCGAGAGCTTTATGTTAATGGCAACATTGAACAATACTACACCCCGGGTGACACATTAACTTATACGATTAAAGTACTTTCAACGACCGGATATTTAAATGATCATAATGTTGATGAGAATATAAAAGGACTTAGTGTTCAGTTAATGGATGGAACCTATGCCAATCCATTCTCTGATATTTTTAGTGTAAAGGTTGAAAAAGAAGACAGTGATGGTGGTGCAGGAACAACAGACGGCACATTAGACGGTGTAGTTGAAGATGATAAAAATATAGACACAACGATAGATGTTGCTGGTGGTGATTATGTTTTATATACCGTTGAAGGGATTGTTAGGGATGATGCTGTTGGAAATATTATTATTGGCGGAACAACATTAAGACCGAATCAATTCCATTTATCTTTTTCTAAAGAAGTGGATGAAATTAATTATGAGCCAGGTGAAACATTAACCTATCATTTGATAATTACGAATGATGAGAAAGGTAATGCTTATGATATTCCTGTATTAGATGAAATATCAAAAGTAGAAGTTGAATTAATAGATGGTTCTCTTGGATCTGCATTTGAGCCTAATTGGACGATAGTAACTCAAGTGAGTGGTGGTGCGGTTGGAGGTAATGCCCAAATTGGTACAGTCGAAGATGGAAAAGACATAGATACCAATGCATCGATACCAATGGGAGCTACGATTGATTATGTTGTTACCACAACTGTAAACCCTGCTGCTGTCGGAGATATAACTAATATTCTGACAGTTAATGGGGATCATGTAAGTGAATTGTCAAAACCAAATGCTCAGAAATTTGATGATGAAAAAACGATCCTTGCTTATTATGATACTGATGGAACAACGGTATTGCCAAGTGGATTAGATGGTTATAAGCCTGATGGGTTTATCGAGTATCAAATTGAAATTCGTAATGATAATAATGTACATTTGAATGATATTTCTATTGTTGATGAAATCAGCAAGATAAAGACTCAGTGTTACGATTTAAGCAATGGCACAACCGTTAGCTGTAGTGCTTTTGACCGTTGGAGCATAAGTTCAGAATCAGATGGAAGTTCAATTTCTAATCCCGGTATTGTCGAGAATAATAAAGACATAAATACAGAATTTGATTTAGCGTCAACAGGCTCAACATTACTTCAGCCATTTGTACGTTATACAATTAAAGCACATATCAGAAAAGAAGCGGTTGGTAGTTTTTATAATTCAGCTAAGGTCGACAATGAATATAAAATGACATCCGATCGTTCTGTTATGTTACCTGTAAATCTAATTAAAACCCATTTAGGTTATACAGATTCGACGTTATCAACACGAAAAACCATTTACGATCATACTGTTGATGGTGAGACGGTTTCTTATCATCTACGTTTAGAAAATACAGGCAATGGTCTTGAATATGGTAAATCTCTGATTGAGAAGTTTTCTGATTTACAAGTTAAGTTAGCTCAAACGCTAACAAGCCAAGCTGATAATCAGCAGGGACCAGTGTATGAACCGAATGGTTGGAAGGTAACCGCGACAACCTCAAATGAATCAATGACATCAATTGGAAACTTTATTGGAGGGGATAATGTTGATATTGATTTACCATTTATATCTATTGCTCCAGGTGGATGGATTGATTTTGTTATGGAATCTCGAATCCGTGAGGAGACTTTAAATGACTTTAGAGTGGTTCCAACTTATGGTTCGAGTGATCTACAAGCGGTACGTTTTAATGTTGAACCGTCTAATTTAAATGTCAGTAAAGAAATTATTTCAATTGATGGAAAGCCATATAGCAGTGGTGATTATTATAAACCGGGAGGTATTGTTGAATATCAATTTATTGTAGATAACACTGAGTCTGTATGGAATGATAATACGGTGATTAAAGACATACTCTCTAATATAACCGTTGAAGTGATCGGTGGTGGTATTGAGCCGGCTCTAATTAATACCAATATTAGCGATATTGTAAGCCGAGGATTAGATCTAAATATAGATACTAAGCCATTGGATTATGATCCCGGCAGTGACCTTGATATACAAGAATCTGATGGCCTTGATATTGGTCCTGAGGAAATAATAACGTTTACGATAACTGGTGAGATTCGTAAAGATGCGGTTGGTATTATTGACGGAAATACTGCCATTGGTGGAACCGACAGTGTCACCACCAGTACTATTCCACCAGCAGAGCCTATATTGGTCTTTGAAAAAGTCGTTACGAATACAACCGCAGATGGAGGTTCATGTTCATTTCCTTCAAATACAGGCAGTGGGTGTGAGTATAACCCTAATGGTCAGGTTACTTATCAAATAACCGTAATAAATGAAGGGGAAGGCATTGCTAACGATGTTCTGATTAAGGATCTTATTAGCACGATAAATACGTCGGATGGCGTGACTGCATTTTCTTCAAACAGTGTGAATTTGATTGATAGTCCGAGACCCTCTCGTTTTTCTATTAGTGGAAATTACAACGGTAACGGTGATTTAAATGCGACCTTTGATCTCATGCCAACAGATACTGTTGTATTCGAGATTAATGCAGAAGTCACTGGTGCCGCAACCGGTTCAATAACAAATACAGCAACCATTAATAGCGATACGACTAATAGCGTTATATTAAACGCGGGTACTGCAAAAATAATAGCGACAAAACAATCAGATATTGCCACCTATACACCAGGACAAACTATTAACTATACGATAGGAATTCTGAATAATTCGGATACTAACTCTGAAGTTATTATAAAGGATGATATTTCGAGCTTTTTAGTGGAGACCGCAGACGGTTCAATGCAGCCCGCATTAGATTCGTGGTCCATTTCTTCTCGTGTTGTTACTGATGGCGATCATGATTCTGTTCCTAGTTATACCGATATCAGTAGTTTACCGATCTCGGGAAATATTAACTCAACGATCAAAATGGCCGGAGAAAATGTCGACTCAACAAGAACGTTAGTTGAAATTATAATCACTGGTACCATTCGTAAAGACGCTATCGGCCAATTTACAAACGTGGTTTCAATTAATGGGAATAATTATCGCGTTAATGTGGGTTACGTTGTTCCTGAAAAAGGAGAACTGTCGGTAACCAAAAGTACGACGAAAATACCAGCAACCTACATTCCGGGAGAATCCATTGGGTTTGATGTCGCCGTTGAAAATACAGGTTCTGGTTATTTAACAGATGTTAATATCTCTGATTTAGTGAGCAATATTACCACTGATTTTGCGGCTCAATCACGACTAGGTGATGTATTTGAGCAATGGGACATTACCGATATAGTTATAACGGGGGTAGACCCATCATTATCTCAACCTATTCCAGGCACTGAGATTACAGGTACGAACGGATATGCCATTGATTACAATATTGCCCCAATGCAAACGGTCAACTTACATTTAGAAGGTAAGGTTAATGACAAAGCAATGGGTGACATCACCAATGAAGTTGTTGTCACAGACAGTGATGGAAATAAAAAAACAGCACAAGCAACGTATACACCAGAGAAGGCCGCATTAGTCGTAACAAAAGTCGTAGATAAACCAATATATGAGGCTGGCGATACACTGACTTATACGATTGAAATAACAAACACGACGGCAGCTTGGGCAAAAGACGTAAAAGTAACCGACTTCTTATCGACGATAGAAAGTACAACCATTGATGGTTCAGTCGTCACTGCATTTGTTCCTAATTCAATTGATATTATAGGGACGTCTTCAACGGGAAATTCGGTTATACCGATCATTAATAATAATGATATTAATGGCACGATTGAAATTGCGCCTAACGATACCGTGACTATTACCGCAAGCGGTCAATTGTTGGATAATCTTCATGGTGAAGTTAAGAACATGGTTACCGTTGAATTAGATGGCATCGTAAGTACAGCAGAAGCGATAAGTGTTCCTATTATACCAACGGTTACTTTAACAAAAGAAGCACCTATTGAGTTCTATGTCCCAGGAGAAACGTCTGATTATGTTGTTACGGTAACAAATGAAACTAATGGTTTTGCTGATGACATAAAGCTACAAGACATTATTTCTGGCCTTACGGTTGAAACAGTTGATGGAACCATTGAATCTGCCTTTGATTTTTGGACTCTTGATGTTGAAGTGTTGGACCCAAATACCGTTATCACAAGAACGCGTTCGACTTTTAATGAAGACATCGATGTCAATATCGACCTAGCACCGTTAGATACCGTCACATTTACTATTAGCGGTGATGTTAATAAAAACGCAGTTGGAGTTATTAAAAACACCGCAACGATGGCGTTTAATGGTATTTCCGTTGATAAAGAAGCTGAACTTAAACCTGAAGACCAGAAAGTGACTTTTAATAAAACACTTAAAGACGGTTCAAAAGAAGGCCCTTATAAAGCAGGAGAAGAATCAGAGTTTCATATTACGTTAATAAATGATGCTGCGAGCTTTGCACAAAATATTCAAATAACTGACTTAATCACAGATCTACAAGTCGAGACTGTTTTTGGTGTTATAGAGCAAGCCTTTAGCTCATGGAGTATTGATTACCGTATTCGTAATGATAAGTACGATACGACAACGATTAGTTCATTGCCTATTGGGGATGATATCGATGTTATTATCGATTTAGCACCAAGTGCAACGATTGAATTTATTGTTAAGGGGATCGTAAACCCGAAAGCATTGGGGGAGATCAGCAATACGGCCACAATGAATGACGGAATTTCAAGCATCGATTCAACAGCGTTATTGCAACCAGAAAGTGTTGTTTTGGTCGTGAAGAAAATCGCAGATAAAAACGAATACACGAACGATGACAATGAAATTACCTATACGTTGGCGGTGACCAATAGAGGTTCATCAGATGTGTCTGGTGTTCAATTAGTTGATGAAATATCGACGCTTCAAGGGGCGAATGGAAACCCTTTATTTACTGAATGGACAACCACGATTAAAGAAGCCCCTGGTTTATCTGTTGTAGCGACCGAAAGCTCTATTGACCTTAATTCGACTCAAACCTTAAAAGCGTATGAAGGTAACGGATTTATTATCACCGTTGTAGGGAAAATAGGTAAAGGGCTTGATGATGATATTACCAATACCTTTATCGCAACAACGCCTGGTGGAGAAACTGCTCAAGATAGTGTCACTATTCATGTGAAAAAATTTGCAGATAATGAAGGTCAACTAGAGGTAACAAAACAAGCACTTAAAGACTCGATTCAGGTAGGAGATGTCGTTGAGTATGAAGTGGTTATCGAAAATAATAATGAAGCTGAATTTAAAAGTGTCAAATTGGAAGATCGATATCCATCAGGCTTTCAGTATGTAGAGAATTCAACGGAGGTTACAAACAGTGGCCCTGACGGTGTTTTTGATACCGCAGATGACGTGTTTAGTAATCAAGAGCCAGCAGTGACTCAAGTTTTATCATTTTCTATCGGCGATATGCTTGCGTATGGCGCGAGTGGTTCAACCGTGCAAGAAAATGTCAGAGTCCGTTATCTATTACGAGCCACGGTAGGTACTACATTTGGTCAATACGTCAATACCGCTTATGCAATGACCCCTGCGGAAGGAATGACAACAGGACCGTTAGAGATCAAATCGAACATGAGCAGTGCGACTGTTGAAATTACCCCCGATAAAGTATTTGATACGGCATCGATTATAGGCAAAGTTTTTGAAGATAATAATGGGGATGGATATCAAGCTGATGCAACCGCTTTTGATATTAAATTAACCGCTAATATCGCTCACAGTAATTATGTCATGGGTTCTACGACGATAGAAATTGAAGGTGAAGAAGAAAGCCTAAAAGAAAAAGGCATAGTTCCTATTAATCAAAGCATTGTAATTGATCATCTATTTGGGTTATCGAGAAATAGAACGCTACCAGAAGGGAATATAGCGATTGTCCAATTTGCGACAAAAAACAAAGATAAATTCGATTTTACCGTAACAACGGCTGACGGTTCTCATATCTCATTCAGTAAAGACGGTGTGATAAACATAGAGCATTTAGGAAACAAAAAAGATCAGCTTGCTGCAGAAAATCTGAAAATAACCCGTAATCTATACAAGGATAATAACCAGTATTTATGGGAAATTGTCATTGAAAATATGGGGATCTATGAGGACGGTATACCAGGTGTAAGATTGCTTACGGTTGAAGGTATCGTTATTGAAACCGATGAATATGGGCGTTATCACGTGCCAGATCAATGGGTTCTCAATAAGAAGGGAAAACAATTCTTAGTTAAAGTTGACACCGATTCATTACCGACAGGAATGAAAGTAATCAGTGAAAACCCGAGAGTATTAAGAATTTCACCAAATCAATTAACGAAATTTAATTTTAGTGTTCAAAAATAA
- a CDS encoding EAL domain-containing protein: MLLVTQEQFEGYLFLGEDGSFYSKYEEYLLQSVFQPIFNVNRQAIGYEALLRIYDVNMLSIRPDLFFKDTTKTIEQKLNIERLSRIIHIRNFALFSQSDSLLFLNILPESAIHFHADKIPNMNTSLLEYRIKHLGLSPQQVTLELLEFHYNDEEKLRSAIENIKSHGFNVAIDDFGSEASCEHRVSLLKPSILKIDRTLLIKYEEGNTFPLLSAIQLAKKENVLIVIEGVETLAQYTQMKTLNIDYFQGFHLGKPLPLQQQTHKAA; the protein is encoded by the coding sequence ATGTTATTAGTCACTCAGGAGCAATTTGAAGGGTATTTATTTTTGGGCGAGGATGGTTCATTCTATTCAAAATATGAAGAATATTTATTGCAAAGCGTATTTCAGCCTATCTTTAATGTTAACCGACAAGCGATTGGTTATGAAGCTTTATTACGTATCTATGATGTAAACATGCTCTCTATAAGACCTGATTTATTCTTTAAGGACACCACTAAAACTATCGAGCAAAAACTAAACATCGAACGCCTTAGTCGTATTATTCATATCCGTAATTTTGCCCTCTTCTCCCAAAGCGATAGCTTACTTTTTCTTAATATCTTGCCCGAATCAGCAATCCATTTTCACGCTGATAAGATACCAAACATGAACACTTCTTTACTTGAATATCGAATTAAACATTTAGGACTTTCCCCACAACAAGTCACTCTTGAATTACTCGAGTTTCATTATAATGATGAAGAAAAATTACGTTCAGCAATAGAAAACATAAAATCGCACGGATTTAATGTCGCTATTGACGACTTTGGTTCAGAAGCTTCTTGCGAGCATCGAGTTTCTCTTTTAAAACCAAGTATTTTAAAAATCGACCGAACGCTTTTGATAAAATATGAGGAAGGAAATACATTCCCCTTGTTGTCTGCTATCCAACTCGCCAAAAAAGAGAATGTATTAATTGTGATTGAAGGCGTAGAAACACTAGCCCAATACACACAGATGAAAACCTTGAACATTGATTATTTTCAAGGTTTTCATTTGGGCAAGCCTCTGCCACTACAGCAGCAAACGCATAAAGCCGCATAG